The Rhizoctonia solani chromosome 4, complete sequence genome contains a region encoding:
- a CDS encoding Formin-like protein 5: MAFTTRLVRSRNTNNTHLDPDMDDIPSELMQNAAQASRLRRRGAIRSGGRTDLFPSGSHYLGRENPDCLLVSSLRGANDRHGVRRVICGGPEEVEEEDTSDQESDSGSYYSPTNASPYRTSPLPSTIDLRTVPTRAAPPRKSGRSHTQNGCGAILHYSALSVPRMRSCAALIEPDDEDAAIGGLPEHTYPVPKSKSMCKCTRERVGCLRCGNEVGVRYRPCAMHMFRIDRASVLFNPKHTHLDEPFSELETHADDSDSDSFMSTSAGGTNMGTGLHSVINTLSALVGQQQRQPLRSPPPVPTPLRAGLSPMLALSELPWIQEPNALPATGANATPLSPVSLTLALRRPLRGDGDEPSTPLDVDIAESDTGRRTPVPARRNAPNPQNYQAYPPFTQHPPAQYPPAQYQPPQSQLWRQATPQPPPHLSGNLQVPHNGLPFLPPKPEINTSNNGPPWIDRGNQVSSPFGIAPDISRQWAPSPVPSGAMADHRAHSLPPQSAIPRMGHMFPPEHVRMLDGGKPEVAIPHASQYHISPTTYQNPFSPAMSNASLSPRAYVGSPMSTSSHSGSLPPSTPAMNTSTLLASPSELPPRPPSQLPFTPPPPPPPLLNRGTTPGPAHHSLPVPISQPQPMAPPPMPTHYSEPHLHMYYNHSPVQTRHTSLPVFSPGPTTIPTTPTPAPSFPVPTIGAPVSLRTESTGNWVGGIVPRSSMHFRAPFQPDWNNMPSIPQAQTPQPPLPPPPSHAPPPPPVLPPPPPGGAPYVSALRIPAPPPVPPPPPPPKHTVTSPTILTHGPWSDGLNFEGPPLPTKDQNAPINELPLPPKVPVLPPKDFQPVLPVTNSPAPIDQEAELREALQRSLSEVSSTPDEERDLQAAMYESMREMSMGHNVLGADSELLSGSSLNEGSGAWTPVLRSSSPEEVGATYARKPPPPLPISAIPTPNQISLPHGEMASNSTDDSSAGIVIPSMSLSLDEPPPPTYEEVTGSATHSPALPIESIEPIPVDHASTSSSPAPLFGHPRSPAVQPGNNQGIRSPSIEAEVPIIEVVPPSHHNSLSRPQRQQDEALSRTSSVSPPTQTRPRVASQAHPAADLLPHHEPELTTVSKRQRVLSVSHALGQSSSRLSRASVFFGMSSSTTNLAEGPPNRTWAIDEESPGSSGGLLLQPPQPSSSTLGRLHSRNASKSNLQETPADAPPVETLLHGISYGFRDPDPPTPVSMPPASPLPPSIMIGKNDAFHVQAPNFRHLLRLLSHYGSTSIMATPAAIASSKSGTHSLRVALYFVRGNHDRDPWLCRLFLELHTPDDKETTTTVPDTSLLWSDSSFTAPCGPRGKLYVLPGPLPILPLPFQTLSSFIVKRLDEACHSSNDSIKRLERILIECYGSVGGASNSAEEIGGRQKGSGNISFGGLFSRVKDKFSSDRGGTMNDHTYDLISPFQIDEYQ, translated from the exons ATGGCATTTACCACGAGGCTGGTTCGAAGCCGAAACACCAACAACACACACCTGGATCCCGACATGGACGATATTCCGAGCGAATTGATGCAGAATGCGGCTCAGGCCTCTCGTCTTCGCCGACGGGGCGCGATCAGGAGTGGCGGACGGACAGATCTTTTTCCTTCTGGTTCTCATTATCTAGGCCGTGAAAACCCGGACTGCTTGCTTGTCAGTTCGTTGCGCGGGGCCAATGACCGACATGGAGTGCGTCGGGTTATATGTGGTGGACcagaggaggtggaggaggaggaTACAAGTGACCAAGAAAGCGACAGTGGTTCTTATTATTCTCCTACGAACGCATCTCCTTATCGGACTTCACCTCTCCCCAGCACTATCGACTTGCGCACGGTACCCACACGGGCAGCGCCACCCCGTAAATCAGGCCGTAGCCATACCCAAAATGGATGTGGCGCAATATTGCACTACAGCGCTCTTAGTGTCCCCCGCATGCGGTCCTGCGCAGCTCTCATCGAGCCCGACGACGAGGACGCAGCGATCGGCGGCCTTCCGGAACACACATACCCAGTTCCCAAGTCCAAATCGATGTGCAAGTGTACCCGAGAACGAGTGGGCTGCTTGCGATG CGGGAACGAAGTCGGCGTGCGGTACCGCCCGTGCGCAATGCACATGTTCCGAATCGACCGTGCGTCTGTGCTGTTCAATCCGAAACATACGCATCTCGACGAGCCGTTTTCGGAACTCGAGACTCATGCGGACGATTCGGATTCGGATTCCTTTATGTCTACTAGTGCGGGAGGAACAAATATGGGCACGGGTCTTCATTCGGTGATTAATACGCTCAGCGCGTTGGTCGGCCAACAGCAACGTCAACCACTGCGGTCTCCACCTCCTGTCCCTACGCCACTTCGAGCGGGCCTTTCTCCTATGCTGGCACTTTCGGAACTTCCTTGGATTCAAGAGCCGAATGCGTTGCCGGCCACTGGCGCTAATGCAACTCCATTATCGCCCGTGTCTTTGACTCTTGCCTTGCGCCGTCCGTTGCGGGGTGATGGCGATGAGCCTAGTACCCCCTTGGATGTCGACATCGCTGAATCCGACACAGGCAGACGCACACCGGTGCCGGCTAGGCGT AATGCACCAAACCCACAAAACTACCAAGCTTATCCCCCGTTTACCCAACACCCACCAGCTCAGTATCCACCAGCTCAGTATCAACCACCTCAAAGCCAACTATGGCGTCAAGCTACCccacaaccaccaccacacCTCTCAGGCAATCTGCAAGTACCCCACAATGGTCTACCGTTCCTACCACCTAAACCCGAGATAAATACTTCTAATAATGGGCCTCCTTGGATTGACCGTGGCAATCAAGTTTCTAGCCCATTTGGTATCGCGCCCGATATTTCTCGCCAGTGGGCACCGTCTCCTGTCCCTAGCGGAGCCATGGCAGACCACCGAGCACATTCTCTGCCTCCTCAGTCCGCTATTCCTAGGATGGGACATATGTTTCCTCCCGAGCATGTCAGGATGCTCGATGGGGGAAAGCCAGAGGTGGCTATCCCTCATGCCTCCCAGTATCACATTTCACCAACGACATACCAAAACCCGTTCAGTCCTGCGATGTCCAACGCCAGCCTCTCTCCTCGAGCATACGTTGGGTCCCCCATGAGCACTTCGTCCCATAGTGGTTCGTTGCCTCCTTCGACCCCGGCAATGAATACTTCTACGCTACTAGCATCTCCCAGTGAACTACCTCCTAGGCCACCTTCACAGCTACCTTTTAcaccccctccacctccacccccgCTCCTAAACCGAGGAACGACCCCGGGGCCAGCTCATCATAGCCTGCCTGTACCAATCTCTCAACCTCAACCCATGGCCCCGCCACCCATGCCAACTCATTATTCCGAGCCGCATCTCCATATGTACTATAACCACTCACCAGTTCAGACTCGACACACTTCGTTGCCCGTCTTTTCTCCCGGGCCGACGACCATTCCGACGACACCTACTCCTGCCCCCTCTTTTCCTGTGCCAACAATAGGAGCGCCTGTATCCTTACGAACGGAGAGCACGGGTAACTGGGTAGGTGGAATCGTTCCCCGATCTAGTATGCATTTCCGTGCACCGTTCCAGCCAGACTGGAATAATATGCCATCTATACCACAAGCGCAAACTCCTCAACCCCCACTCCCGCCCCCACCTTCTCATGCACCACCTCCGCCTCCTGTTCTTCCACCTCCGCCTCCGGGTGGTGCTCCCTATGTGTCTGCACTTCGAATCCCAGCTCCTCCGCCAgttcctccacctcctccaccaccaaAACACACGGTCACTTCACCGACTATTCTTACTCATGGTCCATGGTCAGATGGGTTGA ATTTCGAAGGGCCACCCCTTCCTACTAAAGACCAGAACGCGCCAATTAATGAATTACCCCTACCGCCCAAGGTGCCTGTTCTGCCTCCAAAGGATTTTCAGCCTGTGCTTCCTGTTACCAACTCGCCGGCCCCAATCGACCAAGAAGCCGAACTGCGCGAGGCACTTCAGAGGAGCTTATCCGAGGTCTCGAGTACTCCGGATGAGGAAAGAGATCTCCAAGCGGCGATGTATGAGAGTATGCGTGAGATGTCGATGGGACATAATGTCCTCGGTGCCGATTCGGAGTTACTGTCGGGAAGTAGCTTAAATGAAGGAAGTGGTGCATGGACACCCGTTCTGCGGTCGTCGTCGCCAGAAGAAGTCGGTGCTACATATGCTCGCAAACCTCCACCCCCTTTACCTATCTCTGCCATCCCCACGCCTAACCAGATCTCCCTGCCACATGGTGAAATGGCATCGAACTCTACCGACGATTCCTCAGCAGGTATTGTGATACCAAGCATGAGTCTGAGTCTAGATGAGCCGCCGCCACCTACTTATGAAGAAGTTACCGGTTCTGCGACTCACTCCCCTGCGCTACCTATTGAATCGATTGAACCTATTCCAGTGGACCATGCTTCTACCAGCTCATCTCCCGCTCCGTTATTCGGCCATCCCCGTTCGCCAGCCGTCCAACCAGGGAATAACCAAGGAATCCGATCGCCGTCTATAGAGGCTGAAGTTCCTATAATCGAAGTCGTCCCACCTAGTCATCACAATAGCCTTTCCAGACCCCAGCGTCAGCA GGACGAGGCGCTCTCTAGGACCTCGAGTGTATCACCCCCTACTCAAACTCGGCCACGCGTGGCTTCCCAAGCGCATCCGGCTGCTGACCTGTTGCCGCATCATGAACCTGAGCTAACTACCGTTAGCAAGCGGCAAAGAGTTCTATCAGTGTCACATGCACTCGGCCAGTCTAGTTCACGCTTATCTCGGGCATCTGTGTTCTTTGGGATGTCGAGCTCTACTACTAATTTAGCGGAGGGTCCTCCAAACCGTACATGGGCCATAGACGAAGAATCGCCGGGTAGTTCCGGTGGACTTTTATTACAACCACCTCAACCCTCAAGTAGCACACTCGGTCGACTACATTCACGTAACGCATCCAAATCGAACCTGCAAGAAACTCCAGCCGATGCACCGCCGGTTGAGACACTTTTGCATGGAATTT CTTATGGCTTCCGGGATCCGGATCCCCCCACACCCGTCTCAATGCCCCCCGCAAGCCCCTTGCCTCCGAGTATTATGATCGGTAAGAATGATGCATTCCATGTCCAGGCGCCCAACTTCCGGCATTTGCTGCGACTGCTCTCGCATTATGGAAGCACCAGCATCATGGCTACCCCCGCAGCAATTGCCAGCAGCAAGTCGGGTACGCATTCCCTTCGTGTCGCTTTGTATTTCGTCCGCGGAAACCATGATCGCGACCCATGGCTCTGTCGCTTGTTCCTTGAGCTTCACACGCCGGACGATAAAGAAACCACCACCACTGTACCGGATACCTCCCTGCTTTGGTCAGACTCATCGTTTACCGCGCCTTGTGGTCCTCGTGGGAAGCTCTATGTTCTCCCGGGTCCTTTGCCGATACTACCACTACCTTTCCAGACCCTCTCATCATTCATTGTCAAACGTTTGGACGAAGCATGTCATTCATCAAATGACAGCATCAAACGTTTGGAAAGAATCTTAATCGAGTGCTATGGGTCTGTCGGAGGAGCGTCCAATTCGGCCGAAGAAATAGGCGGAAGACAGAAAGGTTCTGGAAACATTTCGTTTGGTGGTCTGTTTTCTCGCGTCAAGGATAAATTTAGCTCGGATCGGGGAGGAACAATGAATGATCACACTTACGACTTGATTTCACCTTTCCAAATCGACGAGTATCAATGA
- a CDS encoding SH3 domain-containing protein, giving the protein MKSLRRSLNKDSHTHSPVVSAPVQLPSLGKPLPATAPPQKVIRALRPYRSNGPQELSFSKGDFFYVSKEVGEWYEAHNTLTGSRGLVPRSHFEEFSSTSGGQPSRLSAPGPGSAPMVGPISPPLSTATAPAGSKPIARAPAPPRLRTFYAIVQYDFTAERPDELDARAGEPLTVVAQSNREWFVAKPIGRLGGAGLIPAAFVEIRDPTTGKPIEDVDKLIERGELPRVEEWKRRTSEYKASSIPLGVLDDPVPPVPAHGNGMSDQSTPPGLDPSSGASSLEGESRQSQEIMLLPTGQLVYASVPSFHFENKEYWFRINARYAPYPPHDRAPSPPERDLVLYRVYDDFYDFQIALLDALPVEAGREMPDGTPIPPPEPNMPPPDRLLPYMPGPLGYVDDSITTIRCKELDEYVANLCDLASRGGAHVLGHALVRKFFSPRPGDIMDEMAVEPGQAQAYGMAAGSDAQTATQQQQDHGDDLADQFSQMDVRTHSRSHSRAQSQSQQSHTYSHSRSQSQAGRYSEYEGTNGANGQLMSPPLPTASSGGGGSGPNPAFIKVKIFSRSTDDLIAIRVPPNVTHRQLMNKVRERLDRDVAKLSYRDSLRGRGEEGFIELVGDEALREWIRASDKLVLFAD; this is encoded by the exons ATGAAGTCTCTAAGGCGTTCGTTGAACAAGGACTCTCACACACACTCGCCCGTGGTATCTGCACCAGTACAGCTCCCCTCGCTGGGCAAACCGCTCCCGGCCACAGCCCCACCTCAAAAAGTGATCCGGGCGTTACGTCCATACCGCTCCAACGGCCCGCAAGAGCTGTCGTTCAGCAAGGGCGACTTTTTCTACGTATCCAAAGAAGTGGGAGAGTGGTACGAAGCGCACAATACTCTTACCGGATCTCGCGGACTCGTTCCGCGCTCACACTTTGAAGAGTTCTCAAGCACAAGTGGCGGCCAACC CTCAAGGCTGTCTGCGCCAGGACCTGGTAGTGCACCCATGGTTGGTCCTATTTCCCCTCCGCTCTCCACCGCCACTGCCCCCGCAGGCTCGAAACCAATCGCACGAGCACCGGCACCGCCCAGGCTACGGACGTTTTATGCGATTGTCCAATACGACTTTACGGCCGAGCGACCAGACGAGTTGGATGCACGTGCCGGCGAACCGCTCACCGTTGTCGCCCAGTCGAACCGAGAATGGTTCGTGGCCAAGCCGATCGGACGACTGGGGGGAGCAGGCCTCATTCCCGCGGCCTTTGTCGAGATCCGGGACCCCACGACGGGCAAACCGATCGAGGATGTGGACAAGTTGATTGAAAGGGGTGAGCTTCCCCGCGTTGAAGAATGGAAACGGCGCACGAGCGAGTACAAGGCGAGCAGCATTCCTCTCGGTGTGCTCGACGATCCCGTCCCCCCTGTTCCTGCCCATGGAAACGGCATGTCCGACCAGTCCACCCCTCCTGGGCTCGATCCGTCCAGCGGTGCTTCGTCTCTCGAAGGAGAGTCGCGCCAATCTCAGGAGATTATGCTTCTTCCTACAGGACAGCTCGTTTACGCATCGGTTCCCTCATTCCATTTCGAGAATAAGGAATATTGGTTCCGCATCAACGCACGCTATGCTCCTTACCCCCCACACGATCGCGCACCCTCACCGCCAGAACGAgacttggttctctaccgTGTATACGACGATTTCTACGACTTTCAGATTGCATTGCTCGATGCCCTCCCGGTCGAAGCCGGACGCGAGATGCCCGACGGAACGCCCATCCCTCCTCCAGAACCCAACATGCCCCCTCCAGATAGGTTGCTGCCTTACATGCCTGGCCCACTCGGATACGTCGACGACTCGATCACGACTATCCGATGCAAAGAGCTCGACGAGTACGTTGCCAATCTGTGCGACCTTGCGTCCCGCGGTGGCGCCCACGTCCTCGGCCACGCGCTCGTCCGCAAGTTTTTCTCTCCCCGGCCGGGCGATATTATGGACGAAATGGCGGTCGAACCCGGGCAGGCCCAGGCTTATGGGATGGCGGCCGGGAGCGATGCGCAGACGGCAAcgcagcagcaacaggaCCATGGGGACGATCTCGCAGACCAGTTCTCGCAAATGGACGTGCGAACGCATTCCCGCTCCCACTCGCGTGCGCAGAGCCAGAGCCAACAAAGCCATACGTATAGTCACAGCCGGAGCCAGAGCCAAGCTGGACGGTATTCCGAGTATGAAGGGACGAACGGGGCGAACGGTCAGTTGATGTCTCCGCCGTTGCCTACAGCTTCGTCGGGAGGTGGGGGGTCAGGTCCCAATCCGGCGTTTATCAAGGTGAAGATTTTCAGTCGGTCGACGGACGATTTGATTGCTATTCGTGTTCCGCCGAATGTGACGCATCGGCAGTTGATGAACAAG GTCCGAGAACGACTGGATCGAGACGTGGCGAAGCTTTCGTACCGAGACAGCCTCCGCGGGCGCGGAGAAGAAGGATTCATAGAGCTCGTAGGAGACGAGGCGCTCCGAGAATGGATACGCGCCTCGGACAAGTTGGTGCTCTTCGCCGACTAA
- a CDS encoding bZIP transcription factor, with product MADMSPTRRRRPSKDTDSLSQDGTPQPASSAARRNEDDEARRDFLERNKLAARRHRERRKDYIANLERSLHMARQQLEDSRQELDSLRHLATSLAQPTSGPPHPPRAYTSNGYGGSSPPTPVSRPLVHPPAPSQPGEPRIPPGAARARLQALSEVYARAVRSCDDPIPIHCDARFRDLLAGAEDAAAPIRALVLECEELSKTCVDAST from the exons ATGGCTGATATGTCGCCTACTCGTCGCCGCCGCCCGTCAAAGGACACAGACAGCCTGAGCCAGGATGGGACACCTCAGCCCGCCTCATCTGCCGCACGACGCAACGAAGACGACGAGGCCCGACGCGACTTTTTAGAGCGCAACAAACTCGCTGCACGAAGACACCGCGAGAGACGCAAAG ACTACATCGCTAACCTCGAGCGCTCGTTGCATATGGCGCGTCAACAACTTGAAGACTCGAGACAAGAGCTTGACTCGCTCCGACACTTGGCCACATCTCTCGCTCAGCCCACTTCAGGCCCTCCACACCCGCCCCGTGCGTATACGTCGAATGGCTACGGCGGCAGCAGCCCTCCGACGCCCGTTTCCCGACCGCTGGTACACCCCCCGGCTCCCTCTCAGCCGGGCGAACCGAGAATTCCACCGGGCGCAGCTCGAGCCCGACTACAGGCGCTTAGCGAAGTCTACGCCCGCGCCGTACGCAGCTGCGACGACCCTATTCCCATCCACTGCGACGCCCGATTCAGGGACTTGTTGGCCGGAGCTGAAGACGCCGCCGCACCCATCCGCGCACTCGTCCTCGAATGCGAAGAGCTCAGCAAGACATGCGTTGACGCATCCACTTGA
- a CDS encoding endo-1,3(4)-beta-glucanase, whose translation MERTSTYIKVWFWPRNSGAVPSQVRNGASSIDTSTWGRPFALFVNSSCNIASKFGPENIIINLTFCGDWAGGVYGNSGCPGSCVDYVNNNPAAFKNAYWDIAALRVYQ comes from the exons ATGGAGCGTACCTCGACCTACATCAAAGTCTGGTTCTGGCCTCGTAACTCGGGGGCGGTTCCGAGCCAAGTTAGAAACGGCGCGAGCTCGATCGACACTTCGACCTGGGGAAGGCCGTTCGCCTTGTTTGTCAACTCGAGCTGCAATATTGCTAGCAAGTTTGGGCCCGAGAATATTATTATCAACTTGACTTTCTGCGGAGACTGGGCTGGTGGTGTTTACGGCAACTCTGGATGCCCCGGCAGCTGCGTTG ACTATGTCAACAACAACCCTGCCGCATTCAAGAACGCCTACTGGGATATTGCCGCTCTCCGCGTCTACCAGTAA
- a CDS encoding glycoside hydrolase family 16 protein: MLALSLATLAAASVVRAATYSVTDTFIGSSFLSGFTHEAIADPTHGRVNYVDQSTAVSRNLTFASGNTFIMRADSTTTLNPSGPGRNSVRIQSRKQWSTHVEIMDVRHMPQGCGSWPAYWTTNTVNWPQAGEIDIIEGVNDQGPNAATLHTTPGCTQPYTRDQTGQVTIQQSLSLLTHFD, encoded by the exons ATGCTCGCTCTGTCGCTCGCAACTCTTGCTGCTGCCTCTGTGGTCCGCGCTGCAACCTACTCTGTCACCGACACCTTTATCGGGTCGTCTTTCCTGAGCGGTTTCACCCATGAAGCCATCGCTGACCCCACCCACGGACGTGTCAA CTACGTCGACCAATCGACCGCTGTCAGCAGGAACCTTACGTTTGCGTCCGGAAATACGTTTATCATGCGCGCTGATTCGACTACCACGCTCAACCCCTCCGGGCCAGGCCGGAACTCGGTCCGTATCCAGAGCAGGAAGCAATGGTCCACTCACGTTGAGATTATGGATGTGAGGCACATGCCCCAGGGATGTGGCTCGTGGCCCGCCTATTG GACTACCAACACCGTCAACTGGCCCCAAGCCGGTGAGATTGACATCATCGAAGGTGTGAACGACCAAGGTCCCAACGCTGCGACCCTCCACACCACCCCCGGTTGCACTCAGCCCTACACCCGTGACCAGACTGGGCAAGTCACCATTCAACaatctctctctcttttaACGCACTTTGACTAA